One Candidatus Tanganyikabacteria bacterium genomic region harbors:
- a CDS encoding purine-nucleoside phosphorylase, with the protein MLTQTATAPTSLIEARERLAETVGFLGKRTAVRPAVGMILGSGLGDLANDVEDATVIPYSEIPNFPLSTAPGHAGNLVFGRLSGQDVMLMQGRFHTYEGYSQQQVTFPVRVMKAMGAETLIATCASGGLNRAFRAGDIMIITDHLNLTGSNPLIGPNDPDVGPRFPVMFDAYRPELRAAALQAAINQGVRLQEGVYAGIAGPVFFTRAELRYLQIIGADALGMSTVPEVIVAVHCGLKVLGLALVSDMALPDAIHHATEQEVLDTVYKTAAVFRGLVKEILANL; encoded by the coding sequence ATGCTGACGCAGACCGCGACCGCCCCGACCTCCCTCATCGAAGCGCGCGAACGCCTCGCCGAGACCGTCGGCTTCCTGGGCAAGCGCACCGCCGTGCGGCCCGCGGTGGGCATGATCCTGGGCTCCGGCCTGGGCGACCTGGCCAACGACGTCGAAGACGCCACCGTCATCCCCTACAGCGAGATCCCGAACTTCCCGCTCTCGACCGCGCCCGGCCATGCCGGCAACCTGGTGTTCGGGCGCCTGTCCGGCCAGGATGTGATGCTGATGCAGGGCCGCTTCCACACCTACGAAGGTTACAGCCAGCAGCAGGTGACCTTCCCGGTGCGCGTCATGAAGGCCATGGGGGCCGAGACCCTTATCGCGACATGCGCCTCGGGAGGCCTCAACAGGGCGTTCCGCGCCGGCGACATCATGATCATCACCGACCACCTCAACCTGACCGGCTCCAACCCCCTGATCGGGCCAAACGATCCGGACGTCGGGCCCCGCTTCCCGGTCATGTTCGACGCCTACCGGCCCGAATTGCGGGCCGCCGCGTTGCAGGCCGCGATCAACCAGGGCGTGCGCCTCCAGGAGGGCGTGTACGCGGGCATCGCCGGACCGGTGTTCTTCACTCGCGCCGAGTTGCGCTACCTGCAGATCATCGGCGCGGACGCCCTGGGCATGTCCACGGTTCCCGAGGTCATCGTCGCGGTTCATTGCGGGCTAAAAGTCCTGGGCCTGGCCCTGGTCAGCGACATGGCCCTACCCGACGCCATCCACCACGCGACCGAGCAGGAGGTCCTCGACACGGTCTACAAGACGGCGGCGGTCTTCCGCGGCCTGGTCAAGGAGATCTTGGCGAACCTCTGA
- a CDS encoding glycosyltransferase family 4 protein: MRILLFLEQLAPGGVEYYFLRKAHALRARGHDIRFASAGGPLADEVAAAGFEHLALRCVAQARPEVPHAEALAQARLLARYLDSREIEAISAVAVRPFQFAYPLARDRGIPLFLECLSPVHFVPAAQADWVREVAEAGRFFGIVRDDLDLACARLGLPPGLGQVMPNPIDLARFRRGPEILRASLGAADDEFVVLTVCRLDRDKATYVGWLIDEYVSLAAAGGAEPWLAIAGEGSERAALEARVAAAGLARVRFLGRRDDPERLYPGADAFVGMGTTVLEAAACGAPVVLANALSLRPGAVGPDGAAVGLFGQDGTASVGYPIPGAGAGRFGPHLARLRADPALRKDLAERGARIVTARHSLAAVAERWEAAFAASLAGSAPRGLASAAAAAHPRAAADASAPWRILFVSRPDLLAVPGGDTTQVLQTKVAMERRGIHVDISLATAPDAAGYTLAHVFDLQLADLAREQIATLAASGVPVVVSPIFWDHAELEAVAPALRARYRHSGPVAAPPASPPVPGSAG; this comes from the coding sequence TTGCGCATCCTGTTGTTCCTCGAGCAGCTTGCGCCAGGCGGCGTCGAGTACTACTTCCTGCGCAAGGCCCACGCCTTGCGGGCGCGCGGGCACGACATCCGCTTCGCGTCGGCCGGGGGCCCCCTGGCCGACGAGGTCGCCGCCGCGGGCTTCGAGCACCTGGCGCTGCGCTGCGTCGCACAGGCTCGGCCGGAAGTGCCGCATGCCGAGGCCTTGGCGCAGGCGCGGCTCCTGGCCCGCTACCTGGATTCCCGCGAGATCGAGGCGATTTCCGCGGTGGCCGTCCGGCCCTTCCAGTTCGCCTATCCGCTCGCTCGCGACAGGGGCATCCCGCTCTTCCTCGAATGCTTGTCTCCCGTGCATTTCGTGCCGGCGGCGCAGGCGGACTGGGTGCGCGAGGTCGCCGAGGCGGGCCGCTTCTTCGGCATCGTGCGCGACGACCTGGATCTGGCATGCGCGCGGCTCGGTCTTCCCCCGGGCCTCGGCCAGGTCATGCCCAACCCGATCGACCTGGCGCGCTTCCGCAGGGGGCCCGAGATCTTGCGCGCATCGCTCGGAGCCGCCGACGACGAATTCGTCGTCCTGACCGTCTGCCGCCTGGATCGGGACAAGGCGACCTACGTGGGCTGGCTGATCGACGAGTACGTGTCTCTCGCCGCGGCCGGCGGGGCGGAGCCCTGGCTGGCCATCGCCGGCGAGGGATCCGAACGCGCGGCCCTGGAAGCCCGCGTGGCGGCCGCGGGCCTGGCGCGCGTGCGCTTCCTGGGCCGGCGCGACGATCCCGAGCGGCTGTACCCGGGAGCCGACGCATTCGTGGGCATGGGCACCACGGTGCTGGAGGCCGCGGCATGCGGCGCGCCGGTCGTGCTGGCCAACGCCCTGTCGCTGCGGCCCGGCGCCGTGGGGCCGGACGGGGCGGCCGTGGGGCTGTTCGGCCAGGATGGCACGGCCTCGGTGGGTTACCCGATCCCCGGCGCCGGCGCCGGCCGGTTCGGCCCCCACCTGGCGCGGCTGCGGGCCGATCCGGCGCTGCGCAAAGATCTGGCCGAACGCGGGGCGCGGATCGTCACCGCCCGGCATTCCCTCGCGGCAGTGGCCGAGCGATGGGAGGCGGCGTTCGCGGCGTCCCTCGCGGGCTCCGCGCCGCGGGGACTCGCATCCGCCGCTGCCGCTGCCCACCCGCGCGCTGCGGCCGACGCGAGTGCCCCGTGGCGCATCCTGTTCGTTTCCCGGCCGGACCTGCTCGCGGTGCCTGGCGGCGACACGACGCAGGTGCTGCAGACGAAGGTCGCCATGGAGCGGCGCGGCATCCACGTGGACATCAGCCTCGCGACCGCGCCGGACGCCGCCGGCTACACCCTGGCCCACGTCTTCGACCTGCAACTGGCCGATCTGGCCCGCGAGCAGATCGCGACCCTGGCCGCGAGCGGCGTCCCCGTGGTGGTCTCCCCGATCTTCTGGGACCACGCGGAACTCGAGGCGGTCGCCCCGGCCCTGCGAGCCCGCTACCGGCACTCGGGGCCCGTCGCCGCCCCGCCGGCATCTCCGCCCGTGCCCGGGAGCGCCGGC
- a CDS encoding type II toxin-antitoxin system VapC family toxin yields the protein MIVLDTAPWIWWVANPSRLTRSARLRIEKEESRNGLVLSAISAWEVALKNSLGKLELDRDARSWIARAATYPGLRVESLRQEDAIESAHLPGDIHRDPADRFIIALARRLRAPVVTSDHRILAYQHVETIW from the coding sequence GTGATCGTCCTCGACACGGCCCCCTGGATCTGGTGGGTCGCCAATCCCTCCCGCCTTACCCGCTCGGCCCGGCTTCGCATCGAAAAGGAGGAGAGCCGCAACGGGCTCGTCCTGTCTGCCATCTCGGCGTGGGAAGTCGCCTTGAAAAACAGCCTGGGCAAGCTCGAACTTGACCGCGACGCCAGGTCGTGGATCGCTCGGGCAGCAACGTATCCGGGTCTCCGGGTCGAGTCCCTGCGACAAGAAGATGCCATCGAGAGCGCTCACCTGCCCGGAGACATCCACCGGGATCCTGCCGATCGGTTCATCATTGCGTTGGCCCGCCGGCTACGCGCTCCGGTCGTCACGTCTGATCATCGGATCCTCGCCTACCAGCACGTCGAGACCATCTGGTAG
- a CDS encoding type II toxin-antitoxin system prevent-host-death family antitoxin produces the protein MRELREAIGPLLEQVRLGEQVLVTRRGRLIARIIPETDGADRESVAYPLRGSVGSMSDDFDEPISGLWEASDA, from the coding sequence GTGCGGGAACTGAGGGAGGCGATTGGCCCGTTGCTCGAGCAGGTTCGCCTGGGAGAACAGGTGCTCGTCACCCGGCGCGGGCGGCTGATCGCACGCATCATCCCGGAGACCGACGGGGCTGACCGGGAGTCGGTCGCCTATCCTCTCCGCGGCTCCGTCGGGTCGATGAGCGACGATTTCGACGAGCCGATTTCCGGCTTGTGGGAGGCCTCGGACGCGTGA
- a CDS encoding NifU family protein — MRVLFIEPTPNPDALKFNVDRPLLRGGYRSFEAPEAAAEDPLAGALFAIDKVRSVFVMPEFVTVTIAPDGDWWTLKPRIQAAIEAVAPAAGQEAPSGGEVPAAGTDPRLDRIAELFDSRLRPALAGDGGGLEIVDLRGDDLHIRYQGACGSCPSALFGTLRAIEDMLRIEVDPALRVIAG; from the coding sequence GTGAGAGTCCTATTTATCGAGCCGACCCCGAATCCCGACGCCCTGAAGTTCAACGTCGATCGGCCCCTGCTTCGCGGCGGCTACCGGTCGTTCGAGGCCCCGGAAGCGGCCGCCGAAGATCCCCTGGCCGGCGCCCTCTTCGCCATCGACAAGGTGCGGTCGGTGTTCGTGATGCCCGAGTTCGTGACCGTGACCATCGCGCCCGACGGGGACTGGTGGACGCTCAAGCCGCGGATCCAGGCCGCCATCGAAGCCGTGGCTCCTGCCGCCGGGCAGGAGGCTCCGTCAGGCGGAGAAGTGCCGGCAGCCGGCACGGATCCTCGGCTGGATCGGATCGCGGAACTGTTCGACAGCCGCCTCCGCCCGGCCCTGGCCGGCGACGGCGGCGGCCTTGAGATCGTGGACCTGCGCGGCGACGACCTGCACATCCGCTACCAGGGCGCCTGCGGAAGCTGTCCCAGCGCCTTGTTCGGCACGTTGCGCGCCATCGAGGACATGCTCCGCATAGAAGTCGATCCGGCGCTGCGCGTCATCGCGGGTTGA
- a CDS encoding FixH family protein, whose translation MIRQIIASATVLCFAGAALAAAKVVGSKKVGIVVVKLATPGGALVPGDNDVTVSVTDAKGAPRPAKIKSLSIYMPPMPGMNEMKAEAKLAPARTPGVYTGTLPVEMKGPWTVTVRFEDARGQHKASFDVVAK comes from the coding sequence ATGATCCGCCAGATCATCGCCTCGGCGACCGTGCTGTGCTTCGCCGGCGCCGCCTTGGCCGCCGCCAAGGTCGTGGGCAGCAAGAAGGTGGGGATCGTGGTCGTGAAGCTCGCCACGCCCGGCGGCGCACTCGTCCCGGGCGACAACGACGTGACGGTCTCGGTCACGGACGCCAAGGGCGCCCCTCGTCCGGCCAAGATCAAGTCCCTGAGCATCTACATGCCCCCGATGCCCGGGATGAACGAGATGAAGGCCGAGGCCAAGCTGGCGCCAGCCCGCACCCCGGGTGTCTACACGGGCACCCTGCCGGTCGAGATGAAGGGCCCATGGACCGTCACGGTGCGCTTCGAGGATGCCCGGGGGCAGCACAAGGCCAGCTTCGACGTCGTGGCCAAGTGA
- the polX gene encoding DNA polymerase/3'-5' exonuclease PolX has product MSRNAEVAALLEAIATALELEPGNLFRVRAYQEAARSVGFLGEDIGEMHRQGRLLEIRGVGQSIAAKIAEFLDTGRSSYLERICKGFPPAVLQLTRVPGLGPRRAKLLFEKLGIMTLSDLREAAEAHRICGLRGMGERTEEQIRKELARLTRRSRRHPLCLAWPLADRISAQLRASPGVIAAEAAGSIRRRQEDVGDVDILVASDDPAGVREAVMLLPTARDLLAAGATKISFLTAEDIQVDVRVVPTRSWGAALQYFTGSKAHNIALRERAIKLGYKLSEYGVFDADSGEWAGGLDEAEVYHLLGLDWIPPELRENRGEIEAAEAGSLPRLLAEEDVRGDLHVHSKYSDGEDTLAAMAEAARERGYRYMAITDHSAGLGIAQGLTPEKARRQWEEILALNRRLAPFRILRGVELEIRASGQLDLAPDILAGFEYATASLHLGTRMSAERLTGRMVAALASPWFRGLNHPTGRLLGRRPAYDFDLGAVLAAARAHGKTLEINGAGDRLDLGDRAARQARDLGVKLSLGSDAHSVGGLDGMRLAVAIARRAWCRAEDVINTRDVADLVAASSDILGP; this is encoded by the coding sequence GTGTCTCGCAACGCAGAAGTCGCCGCCCTCCTCGAGGCCATCGCCACGGCACTGGAGCTGGAGCCCGGCAACCTGTTCCGCGTGCGCGCCTACCAGGAAGCGGCGCGCAGCGTCGGCTTCCTCGGGGAAGACATCGGCGAGATGCACCGGCAGGGTCGCCTGCTCGAGATTCGCGGCGTCGGGCAATCCATCGCCGCCAAGATCGCCGAGTTCCTGGATACCGGCCGCAGCAGCTACCTGGAGCGGATCTGCAAGGGCTTTCCGCCCGCGGTCCTGCAGCTCACGCGCGTGCCCGGCCTGGGCCCGCGCCGGGCCAAGCTGCTCTTCGAGAAGCTCGGCATCATGACGCTTTCTGACCTCCGGGAGGCCGCCGAAGCTCACCGTATCTGCGGCCTGCGGGGCATGGGCGAGCGCACGGAGGAGCAGATCCGCAAGGAACTCGCGAGGCTGACCCGGCGCTCCCGCCGCCATCCGCTCTGCCTGGCGTGGCCGCTCGCCGACAGGATAAGCGCGCAACTCCGCGCAAGTCCCGGCGTGATCGCCGCCGAGGCCGCCGGAAGCATACGGCGCCGCCAGGAGGATGTCGGGGACGTCGACATCCTGGTGGCCTCGGACGATCCCGCGGGGGTCAGGGAGGCGGTCATGCTCCTGCCGACCGCGCGGGATCTGCTCGCAGCCGGGGCCACCAAGATCTCGTTCCTCACGGCGGAAGACATCCAGGTGGACGTGCGCGTCGTCCCGACCCGGTCATGGGGAGCCGCCCTCCAGTACTTCACTGGTTCGAAGGCGCACAACATCGCCCTGCGGGAACGAGCCATCAAGCTCGGCTACAAGCTCAGCGAGTACGGCGTGTTCGACGCCGACAGCGGCGAATGGGCCGGCGGGTTGGACGAGGCCGAGGTGTATCACCTGCTGGGCCTGGACTGGATTCCGCCGGAACTGCGCGAGAATCGCGGCGAGATCGAGGCCGCCGAGGCGGGCAGTCTGCCGCGCCTTCTGGCCGAGGAGGACGTGCGCGGGGACCTGCACGTCCACAGCAAGTACTCGGACGGGGAGGATACGCTGGCGGCGATGGCCGAAGCGGCCAGGGAGCGCGGTTACCGCTACATGGCGATCACCGACCACTCGGCCGGGCTGGGCATCGCGCAGGGATTGACCCCCGAGAAGGCGCGCCGGCAGTGGGAGGAGATCCTCGCCCTGAACCGCCGCCTCGCGCCGTTTCGCATCCTGCGAGGAGTGGAGCTGGAGATCCGCGCGTCCGGCCAACTCGACCTGGCCCCCGACATCCTCGCCGGCTTCGAGTACGCCACCGCGTCGCTGCACCTGGGAACGCGGATGAGCGCCGAACGCCTGACGGGTCGCATGGTGGCCGCCCTCGCGTCTCCCTGGTTCAGGGGCCTCAACCATCCGACGGGACGCCTCCTCGGGCGGCGTCCCGCCTATGACTTCGACCTCGGCGCCGTGCTCGCCGCGGCCCGGGCGCACGGCAAGACCCTCGAGATCAACGGGGCGGGGGATCGGCTGGACCTGGGAGATCGCGCGGCGCGGCAGGCGCGCGACCTGGGGGTCAAGCTGTCGCTCGGCTCAGATGCCCACTCGGTCGGCGGCCTGGACGGAATGCGCCTCGCGGTGGCGATCGCCCGGCGCGCCTGGTGCCGTGCGGAAGACGTGATCAACACGCGGGACGTCGCCGACCTGGTCGCCGCATCCAGTGATATATTAGGACCGTGA
- a CDS encoding TSUP family transporter: MALALVAFVALVASILTFYSGFGLGTLLLPAMAAFMPVEAAVAATAVVHMANNAAKGALLLKRADWSVVWRFGLPAIAAAWLGARALVILGALPAVGAWEAAGRTFAIMPVKLVVAMLLAAFAILELVPLLERIRYSPVWLPIGGVLSGFFGGLSGFQGAFRSAVLVKAGMPKEAFLGTGIAIALAVDLTRLSGYFWQPGASPLAKLEGGLTPVLVGVAAALAGTLVGNRLLGKVTLPAIQKLVTAMLLVFAAALAAGLV; encoded by the coding sequence ATGGCTCTGGCACTTGTCGCATTCGTCGCACTCGTCGCGAGCATCCTCACTTTCTACTCGGGCTTCGGCCTCGGGACGCTGCTGCTGCCCGCCATGGCCGCGTTCATGCCGGTCGAGGCCGCCGTGGCGGCGACGGCGGTGGTCCACATGGCCAACAACGCCGCCAAGGGCGCGCTGCTTCTCAAGCGCGCCGACTGGTCGGTGGTCTGGCGCTTCGGCCTGCCGGCCATCGCCGCCGCGTGGCTGGGGGCTCGCGCCCTCGTCATCCTGGGCGCGCTTCCGGCGGTGGGCGCCTGGGAGGCGGCGGGCCGGACCTTCGCGATCATGCCTGTCAAGCTCGTCGTGGCCATGCTGCTGGCCGCCTTCGCCATCCTGGAACTGGTGCCGCTCCTCGAGCGCATCCGGTACTCGCCCGTCTGGCTGCCGATCGGCGGGGTGCTTTCGGGGTTCTTCGGCGGGCTGTCCGGCTTCCAGGGCGCATTCCGGTCGGCGGTGCTGGTCAAGGCCGGCATGCCCAAGGAGGCATTCCTCGGGACGGGCATCGCCATTGCCCTCGCGGTCGACCTGACGCGGCTCTCCGGCTACTTCTGGCAGCCCGGCGCCAGCCCGCTGGCGAAGCTGGAAGGTGGCTTGACGCCCGTCCTGGTAGGGGTCGCCGCCGCCCTGGCCGGTACCCTGGTCGGCAACCGCCTGCTCGGCAAGGTCACCCTGCCCGCGATCCAGAAGCTGGTGACGGCCATGCTGCTCGTGTTCGCCGCGGCGCTGGCCGCCGGCCTCGTGTAG
- a CDS encoding LysM peptidoglycan-binding domain-containing protein, translated as MDDLDISHEMDILYRLAAQGEEPPRSPGRPVVKWLSVAALTLAVGWGGAAYAARSGYTISSGETLYQIAKRHFGSGPRWVENAALNKIDDPARVRAGQVITLPDPHERINVDRAVASQGARNRTAAKRAAKRAGWRQAAADASQGRARTRTQTRAQDRHAAIGRTRDGVRLVPAGEVLLELPARRPDVRTARAGLARPVNAERVRPQQEFEEAAPLPAPPFPSSTSDSPWRALDGAAFLLGALGITGLLARGRSQALKARSGDFYPELPPFLAPERA; from the coding sequence GTGGACGATCTCGATATCTCCCACGAGATGGACATCCTCTATCGCCTGGCCGCGCAGGGCGAGGAGCCCCCACGGAGCCCGGGGCGCCCGGTCGTCAAGTGGCTTTCCGTGGCCGCGCTGACGCTGGCCGTGGGCTGGGGCGGCGCCGCGTACGCCGCGCGCTCGGGCTACACGATCTCGTCGGGCGAGACGCTGTACCAGATCGCCAAGAGGCATTTCGGATCCGGCCCGCGCTGGGTCGAGAACGCCGCCCTCAACAAGATCGACGATCCCGCGCGGGTGCGCGCCGGCCAGGTCATCACGCTCCCTGACCCGCACGAGCGCATCAACGTCGACAGGGCGGTCGCGTCGCAGGGCGCGCGGAACCGCACCGCGGCCAAGCGGGCGGCCAAACGGGCCGGCTGGCGCCAGGCAGCCGCCGACGCCTCGCAAGGCCGCGCACGGACCCGCACGCAGACTCGCGCGCAAGATCGCCACGCCGCCATCGGGCGCACCCGGGACGGCGTCCGCCTGGTTCCCGCGGGCGAGGTACTGCTGGAACTGCCGGCCCGGCGCCCCGACGTGCGAACGGCGCGCGCCGGCCTGGCGCGGCCGGTGAATGCCGAGCGAGTGCGACCGCAGCAGGAATTCGAAGAGGCGGCTCCTCTGCCCGCGCCGCCATTCCCCAGCTCCACGTCCGATTCGCCGTGGCGCGCGCTGGACGGTGCGGCCTTCCTCCTGGGGGCACTGGGCATCACGGGCCTGCTGGCGCGAGGGCGGTCCCAGGCGCTCAAGGCGCGCTCCGGCGATTTCTATCCCGAATTGCCGCCCTTCCTCGCTCCCGAGCGAGCCTGA